A stretch of the Acyrthosiphon pisum isolate AL4f chromosome A2, pea_aphid_22Mar2018_4r6ur, whole genome shotgun sequence genome encodes the following:
- the LOC100160880 gene encoding UDP-N-acetylglucosamine--peptide N-acetylglucosaminyltransferase 110 kDa subunit: MNSLPFDIFCSKHSDCEAPISVITEILSENDPLNFEKISNEFEVLGFKKVKDLARATLGKASSMKLCGDSLTLLYGAIEIYSEHLDNLLKSAKSEHQKRNFITTQKICKELLTHTPTDLNVILLNAESFFNCGNYEKCIDCLEIANNINPNCSEVLSNFALVYMKKSENDLAKEYLFKVCTIKPFCVDAWTDYADFLFKTNDLITAELAYERVLSLKPELYKVHNKYGKLLLKLNRIKEAKKHFKIANNCATECPDTLKNLADVYYLIGKFEKAISKYKKALEINPDLINAYFYLGMAHLKVTEFQNAANIFLKALELEPENVSVLRSLAVTYCFQENMLLCVEVYKKCLKLQPEAFNLNLELALIYLHNLQNYQEAVIYLKKCIQLNPNRIDLFKNLFVAYRKSNDHLNASDACMSIGDLYLESDDQENARNAFFCAILLNPRNAFGHWKVGLTMYNLGHLDLALTRYKHAIELKPTLANAYCDIAIIYEEYGISEKAIDYYKMAIQLQQPTHYNACLNLANILYRLNINLNDALTHYEKALEYDNTSVDVYIHMGNIYTELNRSKDALRCFYMAIQHDPHCLEAYMYIGSIQKDSDNFIEAIRAYEFVLKLKPDLPDVYCNLVRCLLTICDWSDYDAHVNKLQEIVNKQLNDDDMLSLLPHDALMFPLSIEVQTKIASKYAKNCVEKLKKSIEGPQQFVHPTSLISSNGNLRIGFVSTNFGKHPITTIMESLSSLYDYQVDIICYSISSNDNIPPWLNLFEGHKDLSQLKFIDAAKVINNDGIHILVDMSGYIKGAQTEIFALRPAPIQVSWLGCPSTSVTTFMDYLITDKICSPPELQHLYTEKWVYTNQTIFVGDHKQKFPNLRQRKVDNTNNIMHQGVYLNGNDVNDLVSVETTYIEVELEESVKSYYRSTFNLPENVVVFCNFSKLYKIDPFTFRMWLNILNNVPNSVLWLLHLSDIAENNLRTFADHLNFDTSRIIFADFIPKYQHLNRIQLADIYLDTHLCNGHIACLDAIWAGVPVITLPGDTYESRVTASQLTTLGIADTIAQNEENYIEIAIQLGLNKLALENIRKNIWEFKMHSDLFDINVYAKDIILILKNMWNN, translated from the exons atgaatTCGTTACCATTT gATATATTTTGCTCAAAACATTCTGACTGTGAAGCACCAATATCAGTTATTACTGAGATATTATCAGAAAACGACcctttaaa ttttgaaaaaatctCCAATGAATTTGAAGTATTGggatttaaaaaagtaaaagatTTGGCACGAGCAACCCTTGGAAAAGCCAGCTCAATGAAATTGTGTGGGGATTCTTTAACACTGCTTTATGGAGCTATAGag atttatagtGAACACTTGG ataatctTCTAAAATCTGCAAAATCAGAACATCAAAAGAGAAATTTCATCACtactcaaaaaatatgtaaagaatTACTTACACATACACCAACAGACTTGAATGTTATATTGCTTAATGCCGAATCATTTTTCAACTGCGGAAATtacgaaaaatgtattgattgttTAGAAATAGCAAACAATATTAATCCCAATTGTTCAGAAGTTTTAAGTAACTTTGCACtagtttatatgaaaaaatcagaaaatgatttagcaaaagaatatttatttaaagtatgtACAATAAAACCTTTTTGTGTGGATGCATGGACAGACTATgccgattttttatttaagacaaATGACTTAATCACAGCTGAATTGGCTTATGAACGTGTCTTAAGTCTAAAACCTGAATTATATAAAGTTCATAATAAGTATGGAAAACTGCTATTGAAATTAAACAGAATAAAAGAGGctaaaaagcattttaaaattgccaACAACTGTGCGACAGAATGTCCagatactttaaaaaatttagCTGATGTTTATTATCTGATCGGTAAATTTGAAAAAGCTATTTCTAAGTATAAAAAAGCTTTAGAAATAAATCCCGATCTGATCAatgcttatttttatttgggAATGGCTCATCTAAAAGTTACAGAGTTCCAAAACGcagctaatatatttttaaaagcactTGAACTAGAACCAGAAAATGTGTCCGTTTTAAGAAGTTTAGCAGTTACAtactgttttcaagaaaatatgttattgtgtGTTGAAGTATACAAAAAGTGCTTAAAACTTCAACCTGAAGCCTTTAATTTGAATCTAGAATTGGCTTTGATATATTTGCATAACCTTCAAAATTATCAAGAagctgtaatatatttaaaaaaatgtatccagtTAAATCCAAATAGAATAGACCTGTTCAAGAATCTTTTTGTTGCATACCGGAAATCTAATGATCATCTAAATGCATCTGATGCTTGCATGTCGATAGGTGATTTGTACCTGGAAAGTGATGATCAAGAAAATGCAAGAAACGCATTCTTTTGCGCAATACTTTTGAACCCAAGAAATGCATTTGGTCATTGGAAAGTGGGCTTGACTATGTATAATCTGGGACATTTGGATTTGGCTCTTACAAG gtATAAACATGCGATAGAATTAAAGCCAACGTTGGCCAATGCTTATTGTGATATTGCCATAATATATGAAGAATATGGTATTTCAGAAAAGGccatagattattataaaatggctATACAGTTGCAGCAACCTACCCATTATAACGCTTGTTTGAATTTagccaatattttatatagactgAATATAAATCTGAATGATGCTCTAACGCATTATGAAAAAGCATTAGAATATGACAATACATCTGTTGACGTTTATATACATATGGgaaatatatatacagaatTAAACAGGAGTAAAGATGCATTACGGTGCTTTTATATGGCAATTCAGCATGATCCACATTGTTTAGAAGCTTACATGTATATAGGTTCTATACAAAAAGACAGTGATAATTTCATTGAAGCAATTCGTGCTtatgaatttgtattaaaattaaaaccagaTCTTCCAgacgtatattgtaatttagtaCGATGTTTACTAACAATTTGTGACTGGTCAGACTATGATGCACACGTGAACAAATTACAAGAAATTGTTAACAAACAACTGAATGATGACGACATGTTGTCCTTATTACCTCACGATGCATTAATGTTTCCTCTATCGATAGAAGTACAAACTAAAATTGCTTCTAAGTATGCAAAAAATTgtgttgaaaaattgaaaaaatcaattgaAGGACCTCAACAATTTGTTCATCCAACATCTTTAATATCTTCCAACGGAAATCTCAGGATTGGTTTTGTATCAACCAACTTTGGTAAACACCCAATAACAACGATAATGGAATCTTTATCCAGTCTATACGACTACCAAGttgatataatttgttattctaTATCTTCAAATGATAACATTCCACCCtg gTTGAATCTCTTTGAAGGCCATAAAGATTTATCACAACTGAAATTTATCGATGCTgctaaagttataaataacgaTGGAATCCATATATTGGTTGACATGAGTGGTTATATCAAGGGTGCTCAAACTGAGATATTTGCTTTAAGACCAGCTCCAATTCAAGTTTCATGGCTTGGTTGTCCTAGTACCAGTGTTACAACATTCATGGATTACTTGATTACAGATAAAATATGTTCTCCTCCTGAACTTCAACATTTATATACTGAAAAATGGGTTTATACAAATCAAACTATTTTTGTTGGCGACCACAAACAGAAGTTTCCTAATCTACGACAACGCAAAgtagataatacaaataatattatgcatcaaGGCGTTTATCTTAATGGAAATGATGTCAATGATTTAGTATCAGTTGAAACCACATATATTGAAGTAGAACTCGAAGAATCTGTGAAATCTTACTATAGATCAACGTTCAACTTACCAGAGAACGTggttgttttttgtaatttcagtaaactgtataaaatagaCCCATTTACTTTTCGCATGtggctaaatattttaaacaatgttcCTAACTCTGTATTATGGCTTCTACATTTGAGTGATATTGCTGAAAATAACTTAAGAACATTTGCTGATCATTTAAACTTTGATACATCGCGCATCATTTTTGCTGACTTTATTCCtaaatatcaacatttgaaTCGAATCCAGTTGGCcgatatatatttagatacacATTTATGCAATGGGCACATAGCTTGCTTGGATGCAATATGGGCAGGAGTTCCAGTAATTACACTACCAGGAGATACATATGAATCTCGTGTAACGGCCTCACAATTGACTACTTTAGGAATCGCTGATACTATTGCTCAAaatgaagaaaattatattgaaattgcaATACAATTGGGGTTGAACAAACTCGCTTTGgaaaatatcagaaaaaatatttgggaatttaaaatgcatagtgATCTGtttgatataaatgtttatgcaaaagatattattttaatcttaaaaaatatgtggaATAACTAA